One genomic region from Anabaena sp. PCC 7108 encodes:
- a CDS encoding DUF4359 domain-containing protein — protein MKAWTMIASVGAAGIAVLGVTMANTNPEQAEYEEYAVQRLTTYLKADVCKKTPNFLQNIIQVNCNKLVDSANPQIRDIISATTARQNYAIFSVYKTELKIDNLLPNYKFETVGAFDNFYTYKAEKQ, from the coding sequence ATGAAAGCTTGGACGATGATTGCATCTGTAGGAGCCGCAGGAATCGCTGTTTTGGGAGTGACAATGGCGAATACAAATCCTGAACAGGCTGAATATGAAGAGTATGCAGTACAACGCTTGACTACTTACTTAAAAGCCGATGTTTGCAAAAAAACACCGAATTTCTTGCAAAATATCATCCAAGTCAATTGCAATAAATTGGTTGATTCAGCTAATCCCCAAATTCGAGACATTATCAGTGCAACTACAGCTAGACAGAATTATGCTATTTTTAGCGTCTATAAGACTGAACTAAAAATTGACAATTTATTACCTAACTATAAATTTGAGACTGTAGGTGCATTTGATAACTTTTATACTTACAAAGCTGAAAAGCAATAA
- a CDS encoding peptidoglycan-binding protein, giving the protein MTEIGLLITGVFNTTQPTLPPLPEQRPFHLENGVHKSANSQLSQLVPTPQITPPEFIETNARKKPKISALTFNREKILKQLRQKHLSIDSLTVGDSLDISTMGKEGVKLSRYQAYNRPAMPILYFGNSGMSVRILQRLLVSNGYGVRIDGIFGPLTETAIKAFQNQRNLMVDGVVGQKTWWELTI; this is encoded by the coding sequence ATGACTGAAATTGGCCTGCTGATAACGGGCGTGTTTAACACCACACAACCAACCTTACCTCCTTTGCCGGAGCAGCGACCATTTCATCTGGAAAATGGCGTTCATAAATCAGCAAATAGTCAGTTATCTCAGTTAGTTCCCACTCCTCAAATCACGCCACCTGAATTTATAGAGACAAATGCAAGGAAGAAGCCTAAAATATCAGCACTCACTTTCAATCGAGAAAAGATACTCAAGCAACTCAGACAAAAGCACCTGTCCATAGATTCCTTGACGGTAGGTGACTCCCTGGATATTTCAACAATGGGGAAGGAAGGTGTAAAGTTATCACGATACCAAGCCTATAATCGGCCAGCCATGCCGATTTTGTATTTTGGTAATTCTGGTATGTCGGTGAGAATCTTGCAACGGCTGTTAGTTTCCAACGGCTATGGTGTCCGTATCGATGGGATTTTTGGACCCCTGACAGAGACAGCGATTAAAGCCTTTCAAAATCAGCGCAATTTAATGGTAGATGGTGTAGTCGGTCAAAAAACTTGGTGGGAATTAACAATTTAA
- a CDS encoding serine/threonine-protein kinase, whose protein sequence is MSFCTACLYPKNPETAQFCLKCGKSLLLKERYRPLYPIGRGGFGITFLAVDEHIPSRPFCVIKQLYFLDADTSSFNKAAELFRQEAVRLDELQHPQIPQLLAHFEQDHQLYLVQELITGQTLAQELQQQGVFSEAHIWQLLQDLLPVLQFIHSRQVIHRDIKPANIMRKRILENLGSIDIAVPQQISETAIFNQGSTMTVGNMESLFRKPKRGKAVSNSQIQPANTIELSTGNLVLIDFGVAKQITATALVNTGTTVGSAEYMAPEQMRGKALPASDLYSLGVSCIYLLTGISPFDLFDVTSDRWVWRDYLLLGNTVTENLGAILDKLLQNALPQRYQSATEVLAAINTKSKPVKQQPVNTLYSDAGVDYKRLRNLLATRQWQQADQETWIVMCQALSKPVGSYLFNSDLENFPGEDLQIIDQLWKKYSQGHFGFTVQTQIYLSCGSDYGQFCATVGWNLTKSNSPPHNFWFLWSVPKGNLPSHSWAGGTQLWKHMNALTTKLFGNS, encoded by the coding sequence ATGAGTTTCTGTACTGCTTGTCTGTACCCGAAAAATCCAGAGACTGCTCAATTTTGTCTTAAATGTGGTAAGTCTTTATTACTTAAAGAGCGTTATCGCCCGCTTTATCCTATTGGAAGAGGTGGTTTTGGCATAACTTTTTTGGCTGTGGATGAACACATCCCCTCCCGACCTTTTTGTGTGATTAAACAACTTTATTTTTTAGATGCTGATACCTCCAGCTTTAATAAAGCAGCAGAATTATTTCGTCAGGAAGCAGTCCGATTAGATGAGTTACAACATCCCCAAATTCCACAGTTGCTGGCACATTTTGAACAAGATCATCAGTTGTATTTGGTGCAGGAATTAATTACCGGACAGACATTAGCACAGGAATTACAACAGCAAGGTGTATTTAGTGAAGCACATATTTGGCAATTGCTCCAAGATTTATTACCCGTACTGCAATTTATTCATTCTCGACAAGTGATTCACCGGGATATTAAGCCAGCAAATATCATGCGAAAACGCATTCTGGAGAATTTAGGATCGATTGATATTGCCGTTCCTCAACAAATTTCTGAAACTGCAATATTTAATCAAGGCTCTACTATGACTGTTGGTAACATGGAATCTTTATTTCGTAAACCAAAGCGAGGTAAAGCAGTATCCAATAGTCAGATTCAGCCAGCAAATACTATAGAACTTTCTACCGGGAATTTAGTTTTGATTGATTTTGGCGTTGCTAAACAAATCACCGCTACAGCTTTGGTAAATACTGGGACAACAGTAGGTAGTGCTGAATATATGGCTCCTGAACAAATGCGCGGTAAAGCCTTACCAGCGAGTGACCTCTATAGTTTGGGAGTAAGTTGTATTTACTTATTAACGGGTATTTCTCCCTTTGATTTATTTGATGTTACTAGCGATCGCTGGGTATGGCGAGATTATTTACTTCTTGGCAATACTGTTACAGAAAATTTGGGGGCAATTCTCGATAAACTCCTGCAAAATGCCCTTCCCCAACGCTACCAATCTGCTACTGAAGTTCTAGCAGCAATTAATACAAAATCAAAACCAGTTAAGCAACAGCCAGTTAATACCCTATATTCAGATGCAGGAGTTGATTACAAGCGCTTACGCAATTTACTCGCTACTAGGCAATGGCAACAAGCAGACCAAGAAACCTGGATAGTGATGTGTCAAGCTTTATCTAAACCAGTTGGTAGCTATTTATTTAATAGTGATTTAGAAAATTTTCCTGGTGAAGATTTACAGATAATTGATCAATTATGGAAAAAATACAGCCAAGGGCATTTTGGTTTCACTGTGCAAACACAAATTTACCTAAGTTGCGGTAGCGACTATGGGCAGTTTTGCGCCACTGTTGGTTGGAATTTGACTAAATCTAATTCTCCTCCTCACAATTTCTGGTTTCTTTGGTCAGTACCTAAAGGAAACTTACCTTCTCACTCTTGGGCTGGTGGAACTCAATTGTGGAAACACATGAATGCTTTAACCACAAAGCTATTCGGTAATTCGTAA